The following are encoded in a window of Amycolatopsis lexingtonensis genomic DNA:
- a CDS encoding carbon-nitrogen hydrolase family protein, giving the protein MGQTRIAAVAAHFGRDLDFDLQRIATLIDHARSSGAALLVLPDAALGGYLADLRHPDPDALPPALDPDCAELKTIASLAGEMVVCVGYCEADGPRRYNSAVCVTGDGVLGRHRKVHQPPGESVAYEPGDRFAAFDTPVGRLGMLIDYDKTFPESARSLAVDGAEIVACLSAWPTSITNRAPRMAQDRQSRLFDLYDQARAAENQVVLVSSNQTGAMGGMRFLGQAKVVGPGGEILARTWSKAGIAVAELDVEQELANARRVLHHLGERKPSVYREA; this is encoded by the coding sequence ATGGGGCAGACCCGGATCGCCGCCGTTGCCGCGCACTTCGGCCGCGACCTCGACTTCGACCTGCAGCGCATCGCGACGCTGATCGACCACGCGCGCTCGTCCGGCGCCGCGCTGCTGGTGCTGCCGGACGCGGCCCTCGGCGGCTACCTCGCCGACCTGCGCCACCCGGACCCGGACGCGCTGCCCCCGGCGCTCGACCCCGACTGCGCGGAGCTCAAGACGATCGCGTCGCTGGCGGGGGAGATGGTCGTCTGCGTGGGCTATTGCGAGGCCGACGGGCCGCGGCGCTACAACTCCGCGGTGTGCGTCACCGGTGACGGCGTGCTCGGCCGGCACCGCAAGGTCCACCAGCCGCCGGGGGAGAGCGTCGCCTACGAGCCGGGTGACCGCTTCGCCGCGTTCGACACCCCGGTCGGGCGGCTGGGCATGCTGATCGACTACGACAAGACGTTCCCCGAGTCGGCCCGCTCCCTCGCGGTCGACGGTGCCGAGATCGTCGCCTGCCTGAGCGCGTGGCCGACCAGCATCACCAACCGCGCGCCGCGGATGGCGCAGGACCGCCAGTCCCGCCTGTTCGACCTCTACGACCAGGCTCGGGCGGCGGAGAACCAGGTCGTGCTCGTCTCGTCCAACCAGACCGGCGCGATGGGCGGGATGCGGTTCCTCGGCCAGGCGAAGGTCGTCGGACCCGGCGGCGAGATCCTCGCCCGCACCTGGTCGAAGGCCGGGATCGCGGTGGCCGAGCTGGACGTCGAGCAGGAACTCGCGAACGCCCGGCGCGTGCTGCACCACCTGGGGGAACGGAAACCGTCGGTGTACCGGGAGGCCTGA
- a CDS encoding carbon-nitrogen hydrolase family protein: MTTLRMAAVAAPFDRDLEADFARIEKLIGEAKAEGVRLLALPEAALGGYLANLGGGAEGPPALAADGPELKRLAALAGDLVVTAGYCELAGGRRYNSAVCVTGDGVLGHHRKVHQPLAENASYGAGREFAAFDTPAGRLGMLICYDKAFPESARALALDGAEIVVCMSAWPGSRTNPAADLTEDRWKRRFDLFDRARALENQIVWLSANQSGTFGDLRFVASAKVVDPGGEVLADTGVAEGMAIAEIDVQAALATARRSMGHLADRRPDAYPVSVP; the protein is encoded by the coding sequence ATGACGACACTGAGGATGGCCGCGGTCGCCGCGCCGTTCGACCGCGACCTCGAAGCCGACTTCGCCCGCATCGAGAAGCTGATCGGTGAGGCGAAGGCCGAAGGCGTCCGGCTGCTGGCCCTGCCCGAGGCGGCGCTCGGCGGCTACCTGGCCAACCTCGGCGGTGGTGCCGAGGGCCCGCCCGCGCTGGCGGCCGACGGCCCGGAGCTGAAGCGGCTGGCCGCGCTGGCCGGCGACCTGGTGGTCACGGCGGGGTACTGCGAACTCGCCGGCGGCCGCCGCTACAACTCCGCGGTGTGCGTCACCGGCGACGGCGTCCTCGGCCACCACCGCAAGGTCCACCAGCCCCTCGCGGAGAACGCCAGCTACGGCGCGGGGCGGGAGTTCGCCGCGTTCGACACGCCGGCCGGGCGGCTGGGCATGCTGATCTGCTACGACAAGGCATTCCCGGAGTCGGCGCGGGCACTGGCCCTCGACGGCGCCGAAATCGTCGTCTGCATGAGCGCCTGGCCCGGCAGCCGGACGAACCCGGCCGCCGATCTCACCGAAGACCGCTGGAAGCGCCGGTTCGACCTGTTCGACCGGGCCCGCGCGCTGGAGAACCAGATCGTCTGGCTCTCGGCCAACCAGTCCGGCACCTTCGGCGACCTGCGGTTCGTCGCGAGCGCCAAGGTCGTCGACCCGGGCGGCGAGGTCCTCGCCGACACCGGCGTCGCGGAGGGGATGGCGATCGCCGAGATCGATGTCCAAGCGGCGCTGGCCACCGCCCGGCGGTCCATGGGACACCTGGCGGACAGACGGCCCGACGCCTACCCGGTTAGTGTCCCGTGA
- a CDS encoding MSMEG_0567/sll0787 family protein, whose product MDHDILALLGDVRSVAARPAFHVEEAGHSGLTTYRALRHEAFVARQGLFAGHDLDDHDTDPRTIVLVARDTAGDVLGGVRLGPATDGPDLGWWRGGRLVVAPGSPPGIGSALVRAACARAEAEGALRFEATVQTRTEKLFTRLGWQRVRPVVVAGHDHVLMRWPIGRIAALARSTKAALGPLLRGLTGVPGFVGDDGVPLPGTDVVAACDAIIPAMVERDPEWAGWCSVLVNLNDLAAMGATPTGLLDALGARDASFAARVLSGLRKASRAYGVPVLGGHTQFGVPASLSVTALGRTTDPVPGGGGQPGQRVWLTADLGGGWRPGYTGRQWDSTSFRRTPELRELLGSVAKARPAAAKDVSMAGIAGTLGMLAEASGCGAVLDVEKVPRPRGASTGDWLTCFPGFAMLTTGAPAPAGPAVTAACGELVAGTGVTLRWPDGESTTAIDGGVTGLGNS is encoded by the coding sequence GTGGACCACGACATCCTCGCGCTGCTCGGTGACGTCCGCAGCGTCGCCGCCCGCCCGGCGTTCCACGTCGAAGAAGCCGGCCACAGTGGACTGACGACGTACCGCGCGTTGCGCCACGAGGCTTTCGTGGCGCGGCAAGGGCTTTTCGCCGGGCACGACCTCGACGACCACGACACCGACCCCCGCACGATCGTGCTGGTCGCGCGGGACACCGCCGGAGACGTCCTCGGCGGCGTCCGGCTCGGCCCGGCGACCGACGGGCCCGACCTCGGCTGGTGGCGGGGCGGACGGCTGGTCGTCGCACCCGGCTCGCCACCCGGGATCGGTTCGGCGCTGGTCCGCGCGGCCTGCGCGCGAGCCGAGGCCGAAGGCGCGCTGCGGTTCGAAGCGACCGTGCAGACCCGCACCGAGAAGCTGTTCACCCGGCTCGGCTGGCAGCGGGTCCGGCCGGTGGTCGTGGCCGGGCACGACCACGTGCTGATGCGCTGGCCGATCGGCCGGATCGCCGCGCTGGCCCGGTCGACGAAGGCCGCGCTCGGGCCGCTGCTGCGCGGGCTGACCGGCGTGCCCGGCTTCGTCGGCGACGACGGCGTCCCGCTGCCCGGCACCGACGTCGTCGCGGCCTGCGACGCGATCATCCCGGCCATGGTCGAGCGCGACCCGGAGTGGGCGGGCTGGTGCTCGGTGCTGGTCAACCTCAACGACCTGGCCGCGATGGGCGCCACGCCGACCGGGTTGCTCGACGCGCTCGGCGCCCGGGACGCGTCCTTCGCCGCCCGTGTCCTCAGTGGACTGCGGAAGGCGAGCCGGGCGTACGGCGTGCCGGTGCTCGGCGGGCACACGCAGTTCGGCGTCCCGGCTTCGCTGTCGGTGACGGCGCTGGGCCGGACCACCGACCCGGTCCCCGGCGGCGGCGGACAGCCCGGGCAGCGCGTCTGGCTCACCGCCGACCTCGGCGGCGGCTGGCGGCCCGGGTACACCGGCCGCCAATGGGACTCGACGAGCTTCCGCCGCACGCCCGAGCTGCGCGAACTGCTCGGCTCCGTGGCGAAGGCGAGACCGGCCGCGGCCAAGGACGTCTCGATGGCCGGGATCGCGGGCACGCTCGGCATGCTCGCCGAGGCGTCCGGCTGCGGCGCGGTGCTCGACGTCGAAAAGGTGCCACGGCCGCGGGGAGCGTCTACCGGGGACTGGCTGACCTGCTTCCCGGGCTTCGCGATGCTGACCACCGGCGCCCCGGCTCCCGCCGGGCCCGCGGTCACCGCGGCCTGCGGCGAGCTGGTCGCGGGCACCGGCGTCACGCTGCGCTGGCCCGACGGCGAATCGACGACCGCCATCGACGGCGGCGTCACCGGATTGGGGAACTCATGA
- a CDS encoding MSMEG_0568 family radical SAM protein yields MRVGIEEDLDTRADIAVRGVRVDAPVQRSKGAGPSDDGHLVVDGANATLPLNDDSPYEVRDGRIHRGTVDLGLSVTPVARPRFYDLSTSDGVPYRKIALLHGKDVLATTVVQTCIRYAEDQRCRFCTIEESLRAESTVAAKTPQQLAEVAEAAVRLDGVRQMVMTTGTTAGPDRGARHLVRCVRAVLDAVPGLPIQVQIEPPGDLGVLTELRAAGATSIGIHVESLDDDVRRRWMPGKSTVPLAEYEAAWAEAVRVFGRNRVSTYLLIGLGEDPDDLVEGAGRLIDAGVYPFVVPMRPMLGTLARRDGATAPSPALVADLTSRVAALLRAAGMTGADQGAGCAACGACGLLSAAGG; encoded by the coding sequence GTGCGCGTTGGCATCGAAGAGGATTTGGACACCCGCGCCGACATCGCCGTCCGCGGGGTGCGGGTGGACGCACCCGTACAACGCAGCAAGGGCGCCGGGCCGAGCGACGACGGCCACCTGGTCGTCGACGGTGCCAACGCCACGCTGCCGCTCAACGACGACAGCCCTTACGAGGTCCGGGACGGCCGGATCCACCGCGGGACGGTCGATCTCGGCCTGAGCGTGACACCGGTGGCGCGGCCACGGTTCTACGACCTGTCCACATCGGACGGAGTGCCGTACCGGAAGATCGCGCTGCTGCATGGCAAGGACGTCCTCGCGACGACCGTCGTGCAGACGTGCATCAGGTACGCCGAAGACCAGCGCTGCCGGTTCTGCACCATCGAGGAGTCGCTGCGGGCGGAGTCCACTGTGGCCGCAAAGACACCGCAACAGCTCGCCGAGGTTGCCGAAGCCGCGGTGCGGCTCGACGGCGTCCGGCAGATGGTGATGACGACCGGCACCACGGCCGGGCCGGACCGCGGCGCCCGGCACCTCGTCCGGTGCGTCCGTGCGGTGCTCGACGCCGTACCGGGCCTGCCGATCCAGGTGCAGATCGAACCACCGGGCGACCTCGGCGTGCTCACCGAACTGCGTGCCGCCGGGGCGACGTCGATCGGCATCCACGTCGAGTCGCTCGACGACGACGTCCGGCGGCGCTGGATGCCGGGGAAGTCGACCGTGCCGCTGGCCGAGTACGAGGCCGCGTGGGCGGAGGCGGTCCGGGTGTTCGGCCGCAACCGCGTGTCGACGTACCTGCTGATCGGGCTCGGCGAGGACCCGGACGACCTGGTCGAGGGTGCCGGACGGCTGATCGACGCGGGCGTGTACCCGTTCGTCGTCCCGATGCGGCCGATGCTCGGCACCCTGGCCCGCCGCGACGGTGCCACCGCGCCTTCACCGGCCTTGGTCGCCGACCTCACCAGCCGGGTCGCGGCGCTGCTGCGGGCCGCCGGGATGACCGGCGCCGACCAGGGCGCGGGCTGCGCCGCGTGCGGTGCCTGCGGGCTGCTCAGCGCGGCGGGAGGCTGA
- a CDS encoding MSMEG_0572/Sll0783 family nitrogen starvation response protein encodes MAELTETEKTSLDEIPHPSLPQGSSLYGGTKVFPDYQAEPGQSYFTLVHGIAHESSVSFVAILQATRALRKGFEAAIYFYGPGSLNCLATRGFPTTGNAAFPGELNINDQLKTFISEGGKAYCCRFGLSLHGAREEDLIEGVIPTHPLDVQDALIHYARKGAIINSTYMF; translated from the coding sequence ATGGCAGAGCTGACCGAGACCGAGAAGACCAGCCTCGACGAGATCCCGCACCCGTCGCTGCCGCAGGGGTCCAGCCTCTACGGCGGGACCAAGGTCTTCCCCGATTACCAGGCCGAACCGGGCCAGAGCTACTTCACCCTCGTGCACGGCATCGCGCACGAGTCGTCGGTGAGCTTCGTGGCGATCCTGCAGGCGACCCGCGCGCTGCGGAAGGGCTTCGAGGCGGCGATCTACTTCTACGGCCCGGGTTCGCTGAACTGCCTGGCCACGCGCGGCTTCCCGACCACCGGCAACGCCGCGTTCCCGGGCGAGCTGAACATCAACGACCAGCTCAAGACGTTCATCTCCGAGGGCGGCAAGGCCTACTGCTGCCGGTTCGGGCTGTCGCTGCACGGCGCCCGCGAGGAGGACCTCATCGAGGGCGTCATCCCGACGCACCCCCTCGACGTGCAGGACGCGCTGATCCACTACGCGCGCAAGGGCGCCATCATCAACTCCACCTACATGTTCTAG
- a CDS encoding amidohydrolase family protein has translation MRWTNDAHRHLGVLPAYPFYGGPPVAPAIGSRATIGELLSDLDREGTERALVIPNYGVPDPAIAFSFNELCVEAASKDDRISAALWVSPRAEDADRTEEALKLAGEEGVRALKLSFLLGGRASDPACKPQLDRIFATAREHDLVVHVHTSPGAASDIDEVGKLVDTYADAVKLHLVHFGGGMSGHIKLVGGRFFDWIAAGKQVYTDLSWAIGFTPRWLVEEISRRGLGHDRVLFASDQPWGDHEGELAKLAAAAGDGELADLVFRGTFDVLYGSKKGK, from the coding sequence ATGCGCTGGACCAACGACGCCCACCGGCACCTGGGTGTGCTGCCCGCGTACCCGTTCTACGGCGGCCCGCCGGTCGCGCCCGCGATCGGCAGCCGCGCGACGATCGGCGAGCTACTGTCCGATTTGGACCGTGAAGGCACCGAACGCGCGCTGGTGATCCCGAACTACGGCGTCCCGGACCCGGCGATCGCGTTCTCCTTCAACGAACTCTGCGTCGAGGCGGCGAGCAAGGACGACCGGATCAGCGCCGCGCTCTGGGTGTCCCCGCGGGCCGAAGACGCCGACCGGACCGAAGAAGCTCTGAAGCTGGCGGGCGAAGAAGGCGTACGGGCGCTGAAGCTCAGCTTCCTGCTCGGCGGCCGGGCGTCCGATCCCGCCTGCAAACCCCAGCTGGACCGGATCTTCGCCACCGCGCGGGAGCACGACCTCGTCGTGCACGTCCACACCTCGCCCGGGGCGGCGTCCGACATCGACGAGGTGGGCAAGCTCGTCGACACCTACGCCGACGCCGTCAAGCTGCACCTCGTCCACTTCGGCGGCGGGATGAGCGGGCACATCAAGCTCGTCGGCGGCCGCTTCTTCGACTGGATCGCCGCCGGCAAGCAGGTCTACACCGACCTGTCGTGGGCGATCGGCTTCACCCCGCGCTGGCTCGTCGAAGAGATCTCGCGGCGGGGCCTCGGCCACGACCGCGTGCTGTTCGCCTCCGACCAGCCGTGGGGCGATCACGAGGGCGAACTCGCCAAGCTGGCCGCCGCGGCCGGCGACGGCGAGCTCGCCGACCTGGTTTTCCGCGGCACGTTCGACGTGCTGTACGGATCGAAGAAAGGGAAATAG